In Chryseobacterium oryzae, the genomic stretch GAAATTCGTAGTTCCTATTCCTGATAACTGGAGCCATGATTCTGACTGGAATGTTCCGATGAAAGACCTTACAGCCATAATAGACAATGCAGTAAACAAAGGATATTCTGTAGGTTGGGCAACAGATGTTTCTGAACCTTATTTTTCTTATAAAAATGGTGTAGCCTATGTTCCGGATACCGATTTGGATCAAATTACCAAAGCCAACAGCGGAACTCTGTTCACCGAGCCTAAGAAAGATAAAACCATTACGGAAGATATGCGCCAAAAAGCATTGAATAATCTTTCTACAACAGATGACCACGGAATGCACATTGTAGGTTTGGCAAAAGACCAAACAGGTAAAGAATATTATATGGTGAAAAATTCCTGGGGTGTTACCAACGATTTTGCAGGATATTTATATGTAACAAGACCTTATTTAGAGTATAAATCTACCGCAATACTGGTTCACAAAAATGCAATTCCGAAAAGCATTAGAAAACAGCTGAAACCAACGAAAAGTATCGGTCTATAAATTGCCGATTTGGAATAAAAAAACAGAGTCGCTTTACAATATGAAGCGACTCTTTTTTTATTTTATAAGAGAGGTAAATACCTTTCTGAAATAATATTGAGATGATGAATATTATGTCCAACAATAAGCTTCCCTATTGTTTCCGCAGATATTCTGTTTCCGTTGGCATTTCCCACATTTTGTAAAGCTGAAGAACGGGCACTTTTTAAAAGAATTTCAGATGAATTTCTAATCAATTTATACTCTTCAATTAGACTTTGTAAAGACCTTTCGTTAGCAAAAGAATTGTTGGCATAGCTGTTTTCATCAAAACCGGGTAGCTCATTTTGATCTCCTCTTGCAATCGCGAGAATTCTGTACTGAAAAACTCTTTCAGTATCCGAAAGATGTAAAAGCAGTTCCTTTAAATTCCATTTTCCTGTATCATAAGCAAAAAGAGATTGCTCTTCGGAAATATCAGAAAAGATTTCCACAGTTTTTTTACCACATTCCGTAAATTCTTCTATCCAGTTGTCAGACGAAATTAAATTTAAATACCTCTGAACATATTTTTCAAAATCATTCATAATTTAAGTTGAAGAGTTAATCGTTATCAAAACAAAAATGTTATTCAAACGAAACCAAAAAAAACATCCGCTTTAAAAACGGATGCTGAATATATTTTAAGAAAAAGCTCTTTCTAAATCTGCAATAAGATCTTCTGCATCTTCAATCCCAACACTTAGGCGAACCAAGTCATCTGTAATTCCTAATTCTGCACGTTTTTCGGCAGGAATGGAAGCGTGAGTCATTAAAGCGGGATGATTTGCCAACGATTCTACTCCACCTAAAGATTCTGCCAAAGTAAAAACTTTCAATTTTTCTAAAAACTTAATGGCATCTTCTTTTTTCCCGGACTTAAATGTGAAAGAAACCATTCCTCCAAAATCTTTCATCTGAGTTTTTGCCAATTCGTATTGAGGATGAGATTCTAATCCCGGATAAATAACCTGTGCAACTGAAGGATGAGATTCTAAATATTTTGCCACAGCCATTCCGTTTTCAGAATGTCTCTGAACCCGTAATGCCAATGTTTTAATTCCTCTCAATACCAAATAAGAATCGTGTGGTCCTAAAATACCACCACTGGCAAACTGAATAAAATGAAGTTTCTCCCCTAGTTCTTCATCTTTTGCTACTAAAGCACCTGCAATAACATCCGAATGTCCTCCTAAATATTTTGTAGCTGAATGCATTACGATATCTGCTCCCAAATCTATTGGACGTTGCAAATACGGCGTTGCAAATGTATTATCTACTGCAACCAGAATATTTTTTCCTTTGGCAATATCTACAACCGCTTTTATATCTACCAACTTCATAAGAGGATTGGTTGGAGTTTCAATCCAGATTAACTTAGTTTTCTCGGTAATAACATCATTTATTTTTGAAGCATCATCAAAATTAACAAAGGTAAATTTTAACTGATATTTTTCGAAAAGTCTGGTAAACATTCTGTAAGTTCCGCCATACAAATCGTCTACCGCAATTACCTCATCGCCCGGATTTAGCAATTTCAAAACACAGTCTATCGCAGCCAACCCAGAGCCGAAAGCCAAACCTCTTGCACCATTTTCGATGCTTGCCAAAGAGTCTTCTAATGCCTGTCTTGTAGGATTTGCTGCTCTCGAATATTCGTATCCGGAATGTACTCCGGGAGATTTTTGCGCAAATGTGGATGTTAAAAAAACGGGAACATTTACGGATCCTGTTGCAGATTCGTGGTGTTGCCCTCCGTGTATAACTTTTGTATTAAAATTCATTTCTAAATATTTTTTGAAAGAAACTTCAAAGTTAATAAATATACCTTTTCAAGGCAAAAATAAAGCGGAAAGGCAACTGCTTTTCCGCTCTAAATTATCATAAAAATTGTTATTTTTTAATAATCTTATAAGACTTTCCTTCTTTTCTTGTACCGATATTTACCATATAGACACCGGAAACCAAATGAGAAACATCTATTTTTCCTTCTGTAGAAACAATTTCGCTTTTTACCACTTTACCATTCATGTCGACAATAAATACCTTTGTTTTTTCTTTCAAATTCGAAATATTCAGAACGTCGTTAACAGGGTTAGGATATACATTTGTAGAAGATTTAAGATCGCTCTCGTTTACAGATAGAGAAGGAGGTGTTACTGTAAAATCAGTTACAGAAAAGTTCAAATTATTAGGTGATGCCCAAATTCCTACCGCAATGTAAATAGTCTGATTGGCTGCCAAATTAGCTGTTGTTAATGTCGCTGTTCCTGCCGAAGAGTTATACTTGAATGCCAAACATCCATCTATTGAAGTTCCTGTACAATTGGTAAACATTGCAACTCCTTGATATGGAGTATGAGTTTGAATTGTTATAGAAACTGATTCGCCCGGAACATTTCCTGAGGTATAAGAAAAGAGATAATCTCCCCCTGTAGAAGTAAATACACTTCCAAAATATTGTCCTCCAGTTGTTGTAAGACATTGGCTACTGAAGTTAGTAACCCAAGATTCTGGTGCGGTACCTGTTCCGGCTGTTGTAATATTAGCCTCAGTAAATCCGTTTGTGATAGGACGAGCATTCGCACAACTTCCAAATTGTGCCTTTAATAAACCTGAGCACAAAAAAGCCATAATTGTTAAAAAGTAAAGTTTTCTCATTTTTAAAAAATTTAAAATTAGATTTAAAAATAATAAAAAAAATATTGATAACCAAACAATTATACTTTTTAGCAATTATGGTTTACTAGAACTAAATGCAAATATCTACATTTTTATTGCTGATTTTATGGCAAATTCTTCTGCAATCTGCTCAATCCATTCTGCAACATCATCTTCACCGGTTGCTCTCTGGTAAGTATTTCCTAGGGATACCAAAATCTGATGAATAAACATTTTCATTTGGTCTACAGGCATATCTTTTGTCCATAAATCAATTCTTAGAGCTTCCATTGTTTTGTCGTCCCACACGGAGATCATCGTTGCTTTTGTTTCTTCCTTTTCAACGCCTCCGTCCTGTGCATTCCAAGTGATGTTTTCCGGAATGTGATTTTCGTCCAGCTCTACATCTATCGTTATCTGAGTTTTTCTCATTATTTTATTATTCTGAATTTATTATTTTGATATTAAAAACTGCTTTCAGCTTTAAATTTATTTATCTAATTTCGGCTTGTAGCCTGCTTTGTTGAATATATCTGTTGCATCCATTTTCAAAAAATCGGTAAGTTTTATCTCCGGATTTTTTTTTAGGAATTCTTTACATATTTGCCAACCGGTGTACACTCCCACCATTGGAGAAGATTCATTATCTATTTCTGTATAAAATTTCGAAAAAGGTCCCGGATTGATGAAACGGTCTACCAAACGATGATCGTCACCAAAAATTAGATTATTCTCTACAAAATAATTGTAAATATTAGCTTCATTGGTTACAGCCCAATTGTATTGCTTTTGATCGTAATCCATTTTAAGGTAATTCGGCAAATCGGGAAGAAAAGCATCCTGAAGAATCATCATTTTCCCGTTATAAACCAATAAATCTACAAATTTCTGATGATCCGGAGAGAAAGGAACAATTTTCTCAATAAAAACCTTAGAAACTTTTGGAATAATATTGTTGGGGTTCATTGATTTTTGAAAATACTCTTCCAAGCCTTTATAATTAGGATTTTTATACCCCATAAATCCGGAAATATCAATAAACAGAAAATTGGTTTTCTCATCATACAGAATAGGATTCTGAATCATCTGTAAGCTTGATGAAAACAAAAATACTTTGGGATTTTTAAAATCCGGAAAATAGTATTTAATATGCGAAAATAAATCCTGAAGATCTTTTTCTAATTTTGCCTGATCTATTTTAGAAGCAGCTTCTTTATAGATCTTAATTTCATCAGCATTCACTTTATTTTTAGCAAAATCCGCATCCGAAACGGTACCCTGAAACCAAGGAAACTGAGCTTTAAATTTCTCCAGCGGAATATTAGGATCATAAAACATTTTAGAAAGATCCGTAATCTGCACTTTTTCAGCAGGATTTTTGATCTCTACTTTCCATTGTGCTTCCTCTTCCTTTTTACAGGAATTCAAACTAAATACTAATGCCGCAGATATAATAGCAATTTTAAAAATCTTCATTATTTTTACATGAAATTTAGGTTTACAAAAATAAGGATATAAATATAAAATCTTGTGGGAAAAGTTTTTTTTGTACTCAAAGAATTATATTTACTGAATTAAAGGAAAAAAAACAAAGGAAACCATTCCTCAACCAAACTAGCATTTTAAGGTTACCACCGAATTTAATTAAAAAGAAAAAATATTCGTTTGGTGTGAAATAAAAATATCAAAAAAAATAATAAACAATCAATGCAAACACAAAAAGTAATAGACCATATTGTAA encodes the following:
- a CDS encoding DinB family protein, with product MNDFEKYVQRYLNLISSDNWIEEFTECGKKTVEIFSDISEEQSLFAYDTGKWNLKELLLHLSDTERVFQYRILAIARGDQNELPGFDENSYANNSFANERSLQSLIEEYKLIRNSSEILLKSARSSALQNVGNANGNRISAETIGKLIVGHNIHHLNIISERYLPLL
- a CDS encoding cystathionine gamma-synthase, whose translation is MNFNTKVIHGGQHHESATGSVNVPVFLTSTFAQKSPGVHSGYEYSRAANPTRQALEDSLASIENGARGLAFGSGLAAIDCVLKLLNPGDEVIAVDDLYGGTYRMFTRLFEKYQLKFTFVNFDDASKINDVITEKTKLIWIETPTNPLMKLVDIKAVVDIAKGKNILVAVDNTFATPYLQRPIDLGADIVMHSATKYLGGHSDVIAGALVAKDEELGEKLHFIQFASGGILGPHDSYLVLRGIKTLALRVQRHSENGMAVAKYLESHPSVAQVIYPGLESHPQYELAKTQMKDFGGMVSFTFKSGKKEDAIKFLEKLKVFTLAESLGGVESLANHPALMTHASIPAEKRAELGITDDLVRLSVGIEDAEDLIADLERAFS
- a CDS encoding T9SS type A sorting domain-containing protein, producing the protein MRKLYFLTIMAFLCSGLLKAQFGSCANARPITNGFTEANITTAGTGTAPESWVTNFSSQCLTTTGGQYFGSVFTSTGGDYLFSYTSGNVPGESVSITIQTHTPYQGVAMFTNCTGTSIDGCLAFKYNSSAGTATLTTANLAANQTIYIAVGIWASPNNLNFSVTDFTVTPPSLSVNESDLKSSTNVYPNPVNDVLNISNLKEKTKVFIVDMNGKVVKSEIVSTEGKIDVSHLVSGVYMVNIGTRKEGKSYKIIKK
- the gldC gene encoding gliding motility protein GldC, whose amino-acid sequence is MRKTQITIDVELDENHIPENITWNAQDGGVEKEETKATMISVWDDKTMEALRIDLWTKDMPVDQMKMFIHQILVSLGNTYQRATGEDDVAEWIEQIAEEFAIKSAIKM
- the gldB gene encoding gliding motility lipoprotein GldB encodes the protein MKIFKIAIISAALVFSLNSCKKEEEAQWKVEIKNPAEKVQITDLSKMFYDPNIPLEKFKAQFPWFQGTVSDADFAKNKVNADEIKIYKEAASKIDQAKLEKDLQDLFSHIKYYFPDFKNPKVFLFSSSLQMIQNPILYDEKTNFLFIDISGFMGYKNPNYKGLEEYFQKSMNPNNIIPKVSKVFIEKIVPFSPDHQKFVDLLVYNGKMMILQDAFLPDLPNYLKMDYDQKQYNWAVTNEANIYNYFVENNLIFGDDHRLVDRFINPGPFSKFYTEIDNESSPMVGVYTGWQICKEFLKKNPEIKLTDFLKMDATDIFNKAGYKPKLDK